In Gemmatimonadota bacterium, one DNA window encodes the following:
- the atpB gene encoding F0F1 ATP synthase subunit A — protein sequence MGHVWSWLAAAQAAPGSQPVAAEPNLGDMIMHHVTDSHELELPFLGALELPRFDPVALGPLSIDFSPTKHVVFMLLAALLVAGIMIWTARKTHAKGTERAPKGVANLIEAFVVYLRDEVALANIGHGGERFVPFVLTLFFFILFCNLLGLLPWGATATANLSVTAALALMSLVVIEVSGFLALGPRGYARTIFYAPPGMNPAGRALMLLIMTPVELLAKLTKPFALAIRLFANMNAGHFVILALIGLIFVARPVAGFILPVAAPAVMAVAIMVLELFIAFLQAYIFAMLTSVFIGLVRHGH from the coding sequence ATGGGGCACGTCTGGTCCTGGTTGGCGGCGGCCCAGGCGGCGCCCGGTTCGCAGCCGGTTGCGGCAGAGCCGAACCTGGGCGACATGATCATGCACCATGTGACGGACTCGCATGAGCTCGAGCTGCCCTTCCTGGGAGCATTGGAACTGCCGCGTTTCGATCCGGTTGCCTTGGGTCCGCTCTCGATCGACTTCTCGCCCACCAAGCACGTGGTCTTCATGCTGCTCGCGGCGCTGCTGGTGGCGGGGATCATGATCTGGACGGCACGCAAGACGCACGCGAAGGGTACGGAGCGGGCGCCGAAGGGGGTAGCCAACCTGATCGAGGCCTTTGTGGTCTATTTGCGGGACGAGGTGGCGCTGGCGAACATCGGGCATGGCGGCGAGCGGTTCGTCCCCTTCGTGCTCACGCTCTTCTTCTTCATCCTGTTCTGCAATCTCCTGGGGCTCTTGCCGTGGGGCGCGACGGCGACGGCCAACCTTTCTGTGACCGCGGCCCTGGCGCTCATGTCTCTGGTGGTCATCGAGGTGTCCGGGTTCCTGGCCCTGGGGCCACGCGGCTATGCGCGCACCATCTTCTACGCGCCGCCGGGGATGAACCCGGCGGGCCGCGCCCTCATGCTGCTGATCATGACCCCGGTCGAGCTGCTGGCCAAGCTGACCAAGCCGTTTGCGCTGGCCATCCGACTTTTTGCTAATATGAACGCGGGGCACTTCGTCATACTTGCGCTGATCGGGCTGATCTTCGTGGCGCGGCCGGTGGCCGGCTTCATTCTACCAGTGGCGGCTCCCGCGGTCATGGCCGTGGCCATCATGGTGCTCGAGCTGTTTATTGCTTTCTTACAGGCGTACATCTTCGCTATGCTGACGTCAGTGTTCATCGGATTGGTGCGCCATGGGCATTGA